The following proteins are encoded in a genomic region of Reichenbachiella sp.:
- a CDS encoding glycosyltransferase family 2 protein produces the protein MPKPQIVDVIIPVLNEQNAVGMVIDEIPKNRVRHIIVVDNGSTDDTIEVAKERGAVVLEEAARGYGNACLKGMSHIADLDEPKPDTVVFLDGDHSDFPEFIHALLEPIRVGNADLVIGSRALGKKEKGSMTPQQIFGNWLATYLLRILYKVQYTDLGPFRAVRYESLLAMDMQDKTYGWTVEMQLKAAKMKMQIAEVPVNYRNRIGVSKISGTIKGTLLAGYKIIQTIFRYL, from the coding sequence ATGCCCAAACCTCAAATCGTAGATGTGATCATTCCCGTGCTCAATGAGCAGAATGCAGTAGGGATGGTCATTGATGAAATACCCAAAAACCGCGTGAGGCATATCATTGTAGTAGACAATGGTTCTACGGATGATACGATAGAGGTAGCCAAAGAGCGAGGAGCTGTGGTACTGGAAGAAGCGGCACGTGGGTACGGTAATGCTTGTTTGAAAGGAATGTCCCATATAGCTGATCTGGATGAGCCCAAACCTGATACAGTCGTGTTTTTGGATGGTGATCATTCTGATTTTCCAGAGTTCATTCATGCGCTGTTAGAACCTATTCGAGTGGGTAATGCTGATCTGGTGATTGGTTCCAGGGCTTTGGGTAAAAAAGAAAAAGGTTCCATGACTCCCCAACAGATTTTTGGTAATTGGTTGGCTACTTATCTTTTGCGAATTTTATATAAAGTACAATACACCGATTTGGGGCCATTCAGAGCTGTTCGATATGAAAGTTTGTTGGCGATGGACATGCAGGATAAAACCTATGGCTGGACGGTAGAAATGCAATTGAAAGCAGCCAAGATGAAAATGCAAATAGCCGAGGTGCCGGTGAACTATCGCAACCGAATTGGTGTATCAAAGATATCCGGAACTATTAAGGGCACCCTATTAGCCGGATACAAAATCATTCAAACGATATTTAGATATTTGTAG
- a CDS encoding MerC domain-containing protein gives MKNIFISLDLVGFLSSLLCAIHCGGLPLLISFTSFSGLGYLNNPWIEITLILFSLNIASYALIIGYKRCHHRPLALIIVVIGFVFILFGHTSSSEWFEIAFSTLGAVAIASAHFVNWKYMRYEYLKKSTN, from the coding sequence ATGAAAAACATCTTTATAAGTCTCGACCTTGTAGGATTCCTATCTTCGTTACTATGTGCGATACATTGTGGCGGTCTTCCACTTTTAATCAGCTTTACATCATTTTCAGGGTTAGGCTACCTCAATAACCCCTGGATTGAAATTACCCTGATTCTCTTTAGTTTGAACATCGCCTCCTATGCTTTAATCATTGGCTATAAAAGATGCCATCATCGTCCACTGGCCTTGATCATTGTAGTCATTGGCTTTGTGTTCATCCTGTTTGGTCATACTTCTAGTTCAGAGTGGTTCGAAATCGCTTTTTCAACCCTTGGTGCGGTAGCCATCGCTAGTGCACACTTTGTCAATTGGAAGTATATGAGGTATGAATACCTCAAAAAATCTACAAACTGA
- a CDS encoding DUF5916 domain-containing protein yields MAKFITFHILLIVQFLCVSNLFAQEDQNFSPPEKAPLVVASKAAGQIKIDGKLNESDWQKAEVITSFFKMEPRQGGDYLYDTKVSLLYDDKNLYVGAFCKDSLGRKGIRVQDLRRDFKWGENDIFFVQLDPQNLKQYCVSFQTTPYGNQRDLQNFNDSNTDNDWNALWSVRTHRTDSGYFAEFAIPFKSIRYDEVPDGQSPTWGITFSRLARRDYEQTVFPAIPQSFSPYRMTYAARLEGLELPEPSANVRIEPYTLYQYDQTEDGDTQNSTGELKLGGDVKWAINSHSVLDLTFNTDFAQADVDRAVNNLERFNIFFPERRQFFLENSGIWAGANNNSVVPFFSRKIGLNGSFNAEPARIDAGTRYTMRNEKLSIAGLYIHQAETDKSPGASFMAGRYLQNYGNENNVGVMVTHRLDQQSTKLGAQQSNNTTVSLDGFIRPNDEWEVSYLISGSRDNSNDTLGIAGTFFAGANSNKYYVGWRTNFVSEDYNPDMGFVFQKNVINHSPGGYYIWRPKNISWIRRWDPGAFINYYHDFDSPDNFQQANIYLFPVYIYFIDNSFLQYAIFPTWQNINFSFAPLGLSIPEGDYYYTRQQVNFRTNQSAKVSLTGSINWGGFYNGKRTTIEGGLRIAAIPHAALTVDYEYNKLTDIGEVPQQLKTHLTTIGSRFALNPRVQLSAFYQYNTFDEQGRWNVRASWEYQPLSFLYLVFNDTQIDGLDDPFSEQQFIGKLTFLKQF; encoded by the coding sequence ATGGCAAAGTTCATAACCTTTCATATACTCCTGATTGTGCAATTCCTCTGCGTCTCCAATCTATTTGCCCAGGAGGACCAAAACTTCTCTCCTCCCGAAAAGGCACCCTTAGTGGTAGCCTCCAAAGCTGCTGGTCAAATCAAAATAGATGGCAAACTCAATGAATCAGATTGGCAAAAAGCAGAGGTCATAACTTCCTTCTTTAAAATGGAGCCTAGACAAGGAGGTGACTATTTGTATGACACCAAAGTCAGTCTATTGTATGATGACAAGAATCTCTATGTTGGAGCCTTTTGCAAAGATTCATTGGGACGAAAAGGCATCAGAGTACAAGATTTAAGACGCGATTTCAAATGGGGAGAGAATGATATCTTTTTCGTTCAATTGGATCCTCAAAATCTAAAGCAATATTGCGTCTCGTTTCAAACCACTCCCTATGGTAATCAACGTGACCTTCAGAATTTTAACGACAGCAATACAGACAACGATTGGAATGCACTTTGGTCAGTACGAACCCATCGCACCGACTCCGGCTACTTTGCAGAGTTTGCCATTCCATTCAAGTCCATTCGCTACGACGAAGTGCCAGATGGACAGTCCCCAACTTGGGGAATCACCTTTAGCCGATTAGCTCGGAGAGATTACGAGCAAACGGTTTTTCCTGCGATACCGCAATCCTTTTCGCCCTACCGAATGACTTATGCAGCTCGCCTGGAAGGATTGGAGCTGCCAGAACCGAGTGCCAATGTCAGAATTGAACCCTACACACTTTATCAATATGATCAAACCGAAGACGGAGATACTCAAAATTCTACTGGCGAGTTGAAACTTGGAGGAGATGTAAAATGGGCCATCAACTCTCATTCTGTTTTGGATCTCACCTTCAACACTGACTTTGCCCAGGCAGACGTAGACAGAGCAGTAAACAACCTCGAACGGTTCAATATTTTCTTCCCCGAAAGACGACAGTTCTTTCTCGAAAACTCAGGCATATGGGCTGGAGCAAATAATAATTCAGTCGTACCTTTCTTTAGTCGAAAGATTGGCTTAAATGGTAGCTTTAATGCCGAGCCAGCCAGAATTGACGCTGGCACACGGTATACGATGAGGAATGAAAAACTATCCATTGCAGGACTATACATCCACCAGGCCGAAACGGATAAATCTCCCGGTGCTAGCTTTATGGCTGGACGATACCTTCAGAACTATGGCAATGAAAACAACGTGGGCGTCATGGTTACCCATCGGCTGGATCAACAATCCACTAAATTAGGAGCTCAACAAAGCAACAATACCACCGTCTCACTAGATGGTTTTATCAGACCAAATGACGAATGGGAAGTTTCTTATCTCATTTCTGGATCTAGAGACAACTCGAATGACACTCTTGGAATAGCAGGAACTTTTTTCGCCGGTGCCAATAGCAACAAATATTATGTTGGCTGGCGCACTAATTTCGTCTCGGAAGACTATAACCCTGATATGGGCTTCGTTTTCCAAAAGAATGTAATCAATCACAGCCCGGGAGGATATTATATCTGGCGACCAAAAAACATATCATGGATCAGGAGATGGGATCCTGGGGCTTTTATAAATTATTACCATGATTTTGATTCTCCTGACAATTTCCAACAAGCCAATATTTACCTATTCCCTGTTTATATCTACTTCATAGACAACAGTTTCTTGCAATACGCCATATTCCCAACCTGGCAAAACATCAATTTCAGTTTTGCTCCACTGGGCCTTTCCATACCTGAAGGGGACTATTACTATACCAGGCAGCAGGTCAACTTTAGGACTAATCAGTCGGCCAAAGTTTCTCTAACAGGCAGTATAAATTGGGGCGGATTTTACAATGGGAAAAGAACAACCATTGAAGGAGGGCTAAGAATTGCCGCTATTCCACATGCTGCTCTTACCGTCGATTATGAATACAACAAGCTAACAGATATTGGAGAGGTTCCACAGCAGTTGAAAACACATTTGACCACCATAGGCTCACGATTTGCATTGAACCCAAGGGTTCAGCTTTCGGCTTTCTATCAATACAATACCTTCGACGAACAAGGACGATGGAATGTACGTGCGAGCTGGGAGTATCAGCCGTTATCGTTTCTATACCTGGTATTCAATGATACCCAAATCGATGGACTGGATGATCCTTTTAGCGAACAGCAGTTCATCGGAAAGCTTACTTTTTTAAAACAGTTTTAG